A stretch of Candidatus Eremiobacteraceae bacterium DNA encodes these proteins:
- a CDS encoding nuclear transport factor 2 family protein: MDRHSDKQAIVAIVKEMAESMTGAQSTRHWAADALWYDIPPFASKGVQPAREMFDRVFAGFESCHVDILDTEVMLNGDMGIVCTVQRVNIVLKDGAAKQMTVRETDCFERREGKWQLIHQHASAPAGGDWDGRIITS; this comes from the coding sequence ATGGACCGACATTCAGACAAACAAGCCATCGTTGCCATCGTCAAAGAAATGGCAGAATCCATGACCGGAGCCCAAAGTACGCGGCATTGGGCAGCGGACGCACTTTGGTACGATATTCCGCCCTTCGCGTCGAAAGGCGTTCAACCCGCAAGAGAAATGTTCGATCGTGTATTTGCGGGCTTCGAGTCGTGTCACGTGGACATCCTCGACACCGAAGTAATGCTGAACGGTGACATGGGGATCGTCTGTACGGTACAAAGGGTAAACATCGTCCTTAAAGACGGCGCTGCTAAGCAAATGACGGTGCGCGAAACAGACTGCTTCGAGCGACGGGAAGGTAAGTGGCAGCTGATCCATCAGCATGCCTCGGCGCCAGCCGGCGGAGACTGGGACGGACGAATCATAACGTCTTAG
- a CDS encoding MerR family transcriptional regulator, protein MAIGDFSRATHLSVKALRHYHDVDLLCPVEVDSRTGYRFYGIDQIKEAQAIRHLRNLDMPVDQVKAVLRASGQTERDEIIIAHLKRMEAQLESTRQTVSLLRAMLNPSTPIKVEHRFVPALQVAAVTEVIHLSAIDAWWSEAFEEIYGLLRAAGQEPAGPGGGLYATELFTDEIGASEIYVPISKPVTQSGRVQVVEIPAAELAVAVHRGALAGAGPSYAALGKYVAENALGACGPIRERYVEVGGTSTNDTVLTEICWPISKDTSALH, encoded by the coding sequence ATGGCGATTGGCGACTTTTCTCGGGCGACGCATCTAAGCGTGAAAGCGCTGCGCCACTATCACGACGTCGATTTGCTTTGTCCTGTAGAAGTGGACTCACGCACGGGATATCGTTTTTACGGCATCGACCAGATCAAAGAAGCACAAGCCATTCGGCATCTACGAAATCTCGATATGCCGGTCGATCAAGTCAAAGCGGTTCTGCGGGCCTCTGGTCAGACCGAGCGCGACGAGATTATCATAGCTCACCTCAAGCGTATGGAAGCCCAGCTTGAAAGCACGCGGCAGACGGTGTCGCTACTCCGCGCAATGCTTAACCCATCTACTCCGATCAAAGTAGAGCATCGTTTCGTCCCAGCCTTGCAGGTTGCAGCCGTTACCGAAGTCATACACCTGAGTGCGATCGACGCTTGGTGGTCTGAGGCCTTCGAAGAGATATACGGTCTGCTGCGCGCCGCCGGTCAGGAACCCGCCGGACCCGGGGGAGGCCTTTATGCGACTGAACTGTTTACCGACGAGATCGGTGCAAGCGAAATCTACGTGCCGATTTCGAAACCGGTCACGCAGTCCGGTCGAGTTCAGGTGGTCGAGATTCCGGCAGCAGAACTCGCCGTTGCGGTTCATCGCGGCGCGCTCGCAGGCGCCGGACCTTCGTATGCGGCCCTCGGCAAGTACGTCGCCGAGAACGCTCTAGGCGCGTGCGGTCCTATTCGCGAACGCTACGTCGAAGTTGGCGGAACCTCCACCAACGACACAGTTCTTACGGAAATCTGCTGGCCAATCTCCAAAGATACGTCCGCTCTACACTAG
- a CDS encoding zinc-binding dehydrogenase, with translation MSQATLLSLKPSPHFPVAYSTGAGADWNVLSWGQQPGVNWKPFTITNPSTTEEVFTSSTLATAYDPMSVSFQSDPDTGTWTSTTFSQTATTYCGSAPQEFDLFLQPNDAMFVPTNPSGILPANDYPTGSIPTLDEIGDFEFQGTVTVVTAVCEGANAELIRSLGADRVIDYEKEDFTKDRERYDFVFDAIGKSSFLKCKALLKRDGQYTSSGGAENAFFALVTPLLGGKKVPFVPPRDVAATLRFILDIIERGCFRPLIDRTYPLDEIADAFTHVASGQKLGNVIVVVDD, from the coding sequence ATGTCACAAGCAACTTTGCTCTCCTTGAAACCCAGTCCCCATTTCCCGGTCGCATATTCGACGGGCGCTGGAGCTGATTGGAATGTCCTGTCGTGGGGCCAGCAGCCCGGGGTAAACTGGAAGCCCTTTACTATCACAAATCCTTCGACGACTGAGGAAGTATTCACATCATCCACGCTGGCGACGGCCTATGATCCAATGTCGGTATCTTTTCAAAGCGATCCCGATACTGGAACGTGGACCTCAACTACCTTTTCTCAAACCGCAACAACGTATTGCGGCTCAGCGCCCCAAGAGTTCGATCTCTTTCTTCAGCCAAACGACGCCATGTTCGTCCCGACAAACCCGAGTGGAATTCTACCGGCGAACGACTACCCCACGGGAAGCATTCCTACTTTAGACGAGATAGGGGACTTTGAGTTCCAAGGCACCGTGACAGTTGTCACCGCGGTCTGTGAAGGCGCGAACGCGGAGCTGATACGATCCTTGGGTGCGGATCGAGTCATCGACTACGAAAAAGAAGATTTCACAAAAGATCGCGAGCGCTATGATTTCGTCTTTGACGCGATAGGCAAGAGCAGCTTTCTCAAATGCAAAGCGCTCTTGAAACGGGATGGGCAGTATACGTCGTCGGGCGGGGCTGAGAACGCGTTCTTCGCGCTCGTTACCCCATTGCTGGGCGGGAAGAAAGTCCCGTTCGTCCCTCCGAGAGACGTCGCGGCCACTTTGAGGTTCATCCTTGATATCATCGAAAGAGGTTGCTTCAGGCCGTTGATAGACAGGACGTATCCGTTGGATGAGATCGCGGACGCTTTTACGCACGTAGCATCCGGTCAGAAACTAGGCAACGTAATCGTTGTCGTGGATGATTGA
- a CDS encoding DUF308 domain-containing protein, with translation MIDAISSRWWIFLLRGLAGIAVGVIAFVQPSAALIGLTLVLGFYSFLVGALLIAVAATGVAGDRWWALLLEGIIGVVIAVLVWSWPVESTLTFVYFVASWFILTGILQVAAGIRFRDVIDNEWLYIVAGIISVAFGVFVFRMPEGGVVATAFLFGWYFLLFGLVQTMFAFRLRSLNAGMTKRAA, from the coding sequence ATGATCGACGCGATCTCTAGCAGGTGGTGGATTTTCCTATTGCGCGGACTCGCGGGTATCGCAGTCGGCGTCATCGCGTTCGTGCAGCCCAGCGCCGCACTTATCGGGCTCACGCTCGTATTGGGATTTTACTCGTTCCTCGTCGGCGCGCTCCTGATCGCCGTCGCCGCTACCGGCGTCGCCGGAGATCGCTGGTGGGCGCTCTTGCTCGAAGGCATCATCGGCGTGGTCATAGCGGTTCTCGTCTGGTCGTGGCCGGTCGAGAGCACCCTTACGTTCGTGTATTTCGTAGCATCGTGGTTCATCCTGACAGGGATCCTCCAGGTCGCAGCCGGGATACGTTTCCGCGACGTCATCGATAACGAATGGCTGTACATCGTGGCGGGGATCATCTCCGTCGCTTTCGGCGTTTTCGTGTTCCGCATGCCCGAGGGAGGTGTCGTCGCGACGGCGTTCCTGTTCGGTTGGTATTTCCTGCTCTTCGGTCTGGTGCAGACGATGTTCGCGTTCAGGCTGAGATCGCTGAACGCCGGCATGACCAAGCGCGCCGCGTAG
- a CDS encoding rhomboid family intramembrane serine protease encodes MSVIPLTDASRRPAGFPVVTMTIIVINVIVFILELANGDAFVSRWSLVPADISAGHHLETIFTAMFMHASWSHIIGNMVFLWAFGPEIEDSMGRGRYAVYYLLGGVAAMLAQVAFDPHSTVPNLGASGAIAAVMGGFLVTYPRDTIRSLLVIFVFVRVAYIPAALLVGGWFLLQLLSVGTIAATQSGGVAYVAHIGGFIFGAVTARLFEDPARIARQRMTVM; translated from the coding sequence ATGAGCGTAATCCCTCTCACCGACGCGTCACGCCGTCCGGCCGGTTTTCCCGTCGTCACCATGACGATCATCGTCATCAATGTGATCGTGTTCATCCTCGAGCTCGCGAACGGCGATGCATTCGTCTCCAGGTGGTCACTCGTGCCCGCCGACATCTCGGCAGGTCATCACCTGGAGACGATCTTCACCGCCATGTTCATGCACGCGAGCTGGTCGCACATCATCGGCAACATGGTGTTCCTATGGGCCTTCGGGCCGGAGATTGAAGACTCGATGGGCCGTGGGCGCTACGCCGTGTATTATCTACTCGGCGGAGTAGCAGCGATGCTCGCCCAAGTCGCGTTCGATCCGCACTCAACGGTCCCCAACCTCGGGGCCAGCGGCGCGATCGCGGCAGTCATGGGCGGTTTCCTCGTCACGTATCCGCGCGATACTATCCGCTCGCTGCTCGTGATCTTCGTGTTCGTGCGCGTGGCGTACATCCCGGCGGCGCTGTTGGTCGGTGGTTGGTTCCTGCTGCAGCTCTTGAGCGTCGGTACGATCGCCGCGACCCAGAGCGGCGGCGTCGCGTACGTAGCGCACATCGGCGGGTTCATTTTTGGAGCAGTCACGGCGCGGCTCTTCGAAGATCCAGCGCGCATCGCTCGCCAGCGGATGACCGTTATGTAG
- a CDS encoding DUF1801 domain-containing protein, with translation MIKKSSAKKSESPSKLIDGRIRELDDWRGKMLARLRSLIKQADPKVVEEWKWRGVPVWEHDGIICTGESYKSVVKLTFAKGAFLKDPSGLFNSSLEGNLRRAIDIREGEKIDEKAFKTLIKAAVKLNSRRAS, from the coding sequence ATGATCAAGAAGAGCAGCGCGAAGAAAAGTGAGTCTCCATCCAAACTGATAGATGGAAGGATAAGGGAGCTCGACGATTGGCGCGGCAAAATGCTCGCGCGGCTGCGCTCTCTCATCAAGCAGGCCGATCCTAAGGTGGTCGAGGAGTGGAAATGGCGCGGGGTCCCGGTGTGGGAACACGATGGAATTATCTGCACGGGTGAGTCCTACAAGAGCGTTGTAAAGCTGACGTTCGCTAAGGGAGCCTTCTTGAAGGACCCTTCAGGCCTATTCAACTCGAGCCTGGAAGGCAACCTCAGACGTGCCATCGATATTCGCGAGGGCGAGAAGATCGATGAGAAGGCGTTCAAGACGCTGATCAAGGCCGCTGTGAAACTGAACTCCAGGAGAGCATCATGA
- a CDS encoding DUF899 domain-containing protein yields MTTGSPNTGIAMSTPPIVSAEAWEAARQKLLVKEKELTRARDALAASRRRMPWVAVPKRYAFDGPEGKVGLLDLFKGRRQLVVYRAFLEPGVEGWPDHACVGCSLIADHIGNLAHLNARDTTLVFVSRGSQADIERVKARMGWQHIPWYTITDEFDKDFGVDEWHGTNAFIRDGDSVFRTYFVNNRGDEAFENTWSYLDLTALGRQEEWEDSPAGYPQSPPYKWWEWHEEYP; encoded by the coding sequence ATGACCACCGGAAGTCCGAACACGGGCATCGCGATGAGCACGCCGCCGATCGTATCGGCGGAAGCGTGGGAGGCCGCACGCCAAAAGCTGCTTGTGAAGGAAAAGGAGTTGACTCGCGCGCGCGACGCGCTCGCCGCCTCGCGGCGGCGGATGCCATGGGTGGCGGTGCCGAAGCGATATGCGTTCGACGGGCCGGAAGGGAAGGTTGGCTTGCTCGACCTTTTCAAGGGCCGGCGTCAGCTGGTGGTCTACCGCGCGTTCCTAGAGCCTGGCGTGGAGGGGTGGCCCGACCATGCATGCGTCGGCTGCTCGCTGATAGCCGATCACATCGGCAACCTCGCGCATTTGAATGCTCGCGACACGACGCTCGTGTTCGTCTCTCGCGGGTCGCAGGCGGACATCGAACGCGTAAAGGCCCGCATGGGCTGGCAGCACATACCGTGGTACACGATCACCGATGAGTTCGACAAAGACTTCGGCGTCGACGAGTGGCACGGCACGAACGCGTTCATCAGAGACGGAGACAGCGTGTTCCGTACCTACTTCGTCAACAACCGAGGCGACGAGGCGTTCGAGAACACGTGGAGCTACCTCGACCTGACGGCGCTCGGACGGCAAGAGGAGTGGGAAGACTCACCCGCGGGCTACCCGCAGTCCCCGCCGTACAAATGGTGGGAGTGGCACGAAGAGTACCCCTGA
- the prfB gene encoding peptide chain release factor 2, with protein sequence MACKPSRCVFDYAGKLSQINALETETHDPSFWNDPQSAQKHMKRLADLRAEIAVLEPLVLKANEIGEFLELGEADGALETELAAEIDVLRKRVDEAEMSAVLDGEYDSHDAIVSIHAGAGGTEACDWTQMLARMYLRWAERHGYRTEIVDSLEGEEAGLKSVTFLIEGRNAYGYMESERGVHRLVRISPFDAAKRRHTSFASVDVTPDVEEGEAIEIKPDDIEVETFKSGGAGGQHVNKTESAIRITHKPSGIIVAVQNERSQLANRNRAMKMLAARLAQRDREERQAKLAALGGDKSAIEWGSQIRSYTLQPYTMVNDHRTEVKVTDAQGVLDGDLDQFMWAYLQQRRRT encoded by the coding sequence ATCGCCTGCAAACCCTCAAGGTGCGTCTTTGACTATGCCGGCAAGCTCAGCCAGATAAACGCGCTCGAAACCGAGACGCACGACCCCTCGTTCTGGAACGACCCGCAATCGGCGCAGAAACATATGAAGCGCCTCGCTGATCTGCGCGCCGAGATCGCCGTGCTCGAGCCGCTCGTGCTGAAGGCGAACGAGATCGGTGAGTTCCTGGAACTCGGCGAGGCAGACGGTGCGCTTGAAACGGAGCTAGCCGCAGAGATCGACGTGTTGCGTAAGCGCGTCGATGAAGCCGAGATGTCGGCCGTGCTTGACGGCGAGTACGATTCCCACGACGCCATCGTCAGCATCCACGCCGGTGCGGGCGGCACGGAGGCGTGCGACTGGACCCAGATGCTCGCCCGCATGTATCTGCGCTGGGCGGAACGTCACGGTTACCGCACCGAAATCGTCGACTCGCTCGAAGGCGAAGAGGCAGGACTCAAGAGCGTCACGTTTCTCATCGAGGGCCGCAACGCGTACGGATATATGGAGAGCGAACGCGGCGTCCATCGACTGGTCCGCATTTCGCCGTTCGACGCGGCCAAACGCCGTCACACCTCGTTCGCATCGGTGGACGTGACGCCCGACGTCGAAGAAGGCGAAGCGATCGAGATCAAGCCCGACGACATCGAGGTCGAGACGTTCAAGAGCGGCGGAGCAGGCGGCCAGCACGTCAACAAGACGGAAAGCGCCATCCGGATCACTCACAAGCCGAGCGGCATCATCGTCGCCGTTCAGAACGAACGATCGCAGCTCGCCAATCGCAATCGAGCGATGAAGATGCTCGCTGCCCGCCTAGCCCAACGCGACCGCGAAGAGCGACAGGCGAAGCTTGCGGCGCTCGGCGGCGACAAGAGCGCTATCGAGTGGGGAAGTCAGATCCGGTCGTACACTTTGCAGCCCTACACGATGGTGAACGACCATCGGACCGAGGTGAAGGTCACGGACGCGCAAGGCGTGCTCGACGGCGACCTCGATCAGTTCATGTGGGCGTATTTGCAGCAGCGACGCAGGACATAG
- a CDS encoding glycosyltransferase family 2 protein: MPRVSVIVVSYNAADQLESCLRSLAALPEVRRDASFAQVIVSDNGSADDSVALAKLAFPGVEVIENKANLGFAKGCNVGARFAKAPLLFFFNPDAVAHRALLENAVAYFDAHPDVAMAGAKLLDEDGSVAESCGEFDTWWQAFLRSSAWGDLPIFRKQANGYKLRRWDYSTERDVDLVVGAAMFIRRDVFEQLGGFDERFFLYHEEIDFAHRLRDAGKRVVFLPQCVVTHLSEQGGSRKTWGKTGVLNWRQRSRRLYWIKRHGRLWYWSLSAALAGRYLLFVAIVAGVVVWIRSVLH; encoded by the coding sequence ATGCCAAGGGTTTCGGTGATCGTCGTCAGCTACAATGCCGCCGATCAGCTCGAGTCGTGCCTGCGTTCGCTGGCGGCACTGCCGGAAGTGCGGCGAGACGCGTCGTTCGCCCAGGTGATCGTGTCGGACAACGGCTCGGCCGACGACAGCGTCGCGCTCGCCAAGCTGGCGTTCCCCGGAGTCGAGGTCATCGAGAACAAGGCGAATCTCGGCTTTGCGAAGGGCTGCAACGTCGGCGCGCGTTTTGCGAAGGCGCCGCTGCTGTTCTTCTTCAATCCCGATGCGGTCGCTCATCGGGCGCTGCTCGAAAACGCCGTCGCATACTTCGACGCACATCCCGACGTGGCGATGGCCGGCGCCAAGCTGCTCGATGAGGACGGTTCCGTAGCCGAGTCGTGCGGCGAGTTCGACACGTGGTGGCAGGCGTTCTTGCGAAGCTCCGCGTGGGGCGACCTGCCGATCTTTCGCAAGCAGGCCAACGGCTACAAGCTCCGACGGTGGGACTATTCGACCGAACGCGACGTTGATCTCGTCGTCGGCGCGGCGATGTTCATCCGGCGCGACGTGTTCGAACAGTTGGGCGGGTTCGACGAGCGTTTCTTCCTCTATCATGAGGAGATCGACTTCGCGCATCGTCTCCGCGACGCAGGCAAGCGCGTCGTCTTCCTGCCGCAGTGCGTCGTCACGCACCTGAGCGAGCAAGGCGGTTCGCGCAAGACGTGGGGCAAGACCGGCGTGCTCAATTGGCGTCAGCGCAGCCGCCGGTTGTATTGGATCAAGCGCCACGGCAGGCTGTGGTACTGGTCGCTCAGCGCAGCGCTGGCGGGGAGATACTTGTTGTTCGTCGCAATCGTCGCCGGAGTGGTCGTGTGGATACGAAGCGTTCTGCATTAG
- a CDS encoding uracil-DNA glycosylase, protein MDTKRSALATLHAQADACRRCAIATTRDKIVCGVGDPDSPLMIVGEGPGENEDRKGEPFVGRAGELLTKMLAAIGLRREDVFITNTIKCRASTEENGRVYNRAPMQEEIANCREFLDREIAIVKPRVILAVGAPAAKSFLGAGFSITRQRGIWYAGPAGTDLIVTFHPAYILRLTGGQIDAVKRLVWNDLQAVRRKLDELKQADDERGEAGAGRAEARPLQEEPELKLF, encoded by the coding sequence GTGGATACGAAGCGTTCTGCATTAGCGACCTTGCACGCACAAGCGGATGCGTGCCGCCGCTGCGCGATCGCGACGACGCGCGATAAGATCGTCTGCGGCGTCGGCGATCCCGATAGCCCGCTCATGATCGTCGGCGAAGGTCCGGGCGAGAACGAAGACCGCAAAGGAGAGCCTTTCGTCGGACGCGCCGGCGAGCTGTTGACGAAGATGCTCGCCGCGATCGGTCTGCGCCGCGAGGACGTCTTCATCACGAACACGATAAAGTGCCGCGCCTCCACGGAAGAGAACGGCCGGGTTTACAATCGCGCGCCGATGCAGGAAGAGATCGCCAACTGCCGCGAGTTCCTCGATCGCGAGATCGCGATCGTCAAGCCACGGGTCATCCTTGCCGTCGGCGCTCCCGCAGCGAAATCGTTCCTCGGGGCCGGCTTCAGCATCACCCGTCAGCGCGGCATCTGGTACGCCGGGCCCGCCGGCACCGATCTCATCGTCACGTTCCATCCGGCGTATATCTTGCGGCTGACGGGCGGCCAGATCGACGCCGTGAAGCGACTTGTATGGAACGATTTGCAGGCAGTGCGGCGCAAGCTCGACGAATTGAAACAGGCCGACGATGAACGAGGCGAGGCCGGCGCCGGTCGAGCTGAAGCTCGACCGCTACAAGAGGAACCCGAGCTCAAGCTTTTTTGA
- the rlmN gene encoding 23S rRNA (adenine(2503)-C(2))-methyltransferase RlmN, with protein MTKTHERDPRDIWWSGRAREAGFESAEAAAAALGLQRYRLDQIYRAATKELVNDFTAISVLSTDLRKHLAARFKLSSLALEREVTSKDGQTTKFLFALHDGKEVEAVLMRHREGRTTACISSQAGCALKCDFCATGQGGFFRNMTALEIFDQAVHVARRARQDKLGLTNLVFMGMGEPFLNYDAVMDSVALLNDGQGFNLGARHITISTAGVVPGIEKFAKEGVQINLAISLHAPDDVLRTGLMPINKKWPIAKLMDAVKEYIAATNRKVFYEYLMLAGVNDRPEDARQLADLLGGPLHHVNLIPYNATDAPYRRTAPAAMRRFQEILRERGVPSTIRHTMGDDIAAACGQLRVDTLTQTHKAV; from the coding sequence ATGACGAAGACGCACGAACGCGATCCGCGCGACATTTGGTGGAGCGGACGCGCCCGCGAAGCCGGATTCGAGAGCGCCGAGGCCGCAGCCGCGGCGCTCGGCTTGCAGCGCTATCGCCTCGACCAGATATATCGCGCCGCGACGAAAGAGCTTGTCAACGACTTTACTGCGATCTCCGTCTTGTCGACCGACCTGCGTAAGCATCTCGCCGCACGATTCAAGCTCTCGAGCCTAGCGCTCGAGCGCGAGGTGACGTCGAAAGACGGCCAGACGACGAAGTTCCTCTTCGCGCTGCACGACGGCAAGGAAGTGGAAGCCGTCCTCATGCGTCATCGCGAAGGGCGGACGACCGCGTGCATCTCATCGCAAGCTGGCTGCGCGCTCAAATGCGACTTCTGCGCCACCGGGCAAGGCGGATTCTTCCGCAACATGACGGCGCTCGAGATCTTCGACCAAGCCGTCCACGTCGCACGGCGTGCGAGGCAAGACAAGCTCGGCCTCACCAATCTCGTCTTCATGGGCATGGGCGAACCGTTCCTCAACTACGACGCGGTGATGGACTCGGTCGCGCTGCTCAACGATGGACAAGGCTTCAATCTCGGCGCGCGCCACATCACGATATCGACCGCCGGCGTCGTGCCGGGCATCGAGAAGTTCGCGAAGGAAGGTGTCCAGATCAATCTCGCGATCTCGCTCCATGCGCCCGATGACGTGCTTCGAACCGGACTCATGCCTATCAACAAGAAATGGCCGATCGCGAAGCTCATGGACGCGGTCAAAGAGTACATCGCGGCGACGAACCGCAAAGTCTTCTACGAGTACCTGATGCTGGCCGGGGTGAACGACAGGCCCGAAGACGCGCGCCAGCTCGCCGATCTACTCGGTGGTCCGCTCCACCACGTGAATCTCATACCGTACAATGCGACCGACGCGCCGTATCGACGGACGGCGCCGGCCGCGATGCGACGTTTCCAAGAGATCCTACGCGAGCGCGGCGTACCTTCGACTATCCGGCACACGATGGGCGACGATATCGCCGCTGCCTGCGGTCAACTGCGCGTGGACACGCTGACCCAAACGCACAAGGCCGTATGA
- a CDS encoding cupin domain-containing protein yields the protein MIDDRELAVIIKRFESPDEVREFEKGRFEVVRVGGMTIGRATYQPGWKWSAHVGAGLGKTSCEVEHVGLVVSGCATAAMDNGDVLEMRAGDLFYIPPGHDSWVVGDEPYVSLHFHGTDAYARNK from the coding sequence ATGATCGACGATCGAGAATTGGCCGTGATCATCAAGCGGTTCGAGTCGCCGGACGAGGTCCGCGAATTCGAGAAGGGGCGCTTCGAAGTGGTCCGCGTCGGCGGCATGACGATCGGACGCGCCACGTACCAGCCTGGTTGGAAATGGTCGGCTCACGTCGGCGCCGGCCTGGGCAAGACGTCATGTGAGGTCGAGCATGTCGGCCTCGTCGTTTCGGGTTGTGCGACAGCCGCGATGGATAACGGTGACGTGCTCGAGATGCGCGCTGGCGATCTGTTCTACATCCCGCCGGGTCACGATAGCTGGGTTGTCGGCGACGAACCGTACGTGTCGCTGCACTTCCATGGCACCGACGCCTACGCGCGCAACAAATAA
- a CDS encoding MmcQ/YjbR family DNA-binding protein: protein MATWRDVRRLALALPGTSETASRDHAAWTVNDKFFVWERPLRKSDLEALGAHAPKGPILGVRTSGLEMKEVMLASDPGVYFTTPHFDGYPAVLVRLDKIAVKDLKDVIREAWLARAPKKVVDAFLNKSRR, encoded by the coding sequence ATGGCGACGTGGCGCGATGTCCGCCGGCTTGCGCTGGCGCTGCCCGGTACGAGCGAAACCGCCTCGCGCGATCATGCCGCGTGGACCGTCAACGACAAGTTCTTCGTGTGGGAGCGCCCGCTGCGCAAGTCGGATCTCGAAGCGCTGGGTGCGCACGCCCCGAAAGGTCCGATACTCGGCGTCCGCACCTCGGGCCTTGAGATGAAAGAAGTGATGCTAGCGAGTGATCCGGGCGTGTACTTCACGACGCCGCACTTCGACGGTTATCCTGCGGTGCTCGTCCGCCTCGACAAGATCGCCGTCAAAGATCTCAAAGATGTGATACGCGAGGCGTGGCTCGCACGCGCGCCCAAGAAAGTCGTCGATGCGTTCCTTAATAAGAGCCGAAGGTGA
- a CDS encoding glyoxalase superfamily protein — translation MPSLLQRTIPVLRMFDVAKAREFYIDYLGFKVEFEHRFNDNAPLFMGISRDGLMLYLSEHHGDGSPGVHLIVETTGVDDLLEELKAKHYRYMNPGIQEQEWGSRELGVVDPSGNKIYFSERKRS, via the coding sequence ATGCCCTCGCTCCTTCAGCGGACGATTCCCGTCCTGCGCATGTTCGACGTCGCAAAGGCTCGGGAATTCTATATCGATTATCTCGGCTTCAAAGTGGAATTCGAACACCGCTTCAACGACAACGCTCCGCTTTTCATGGGCATCTCCCGCGACGGCCTCATGCTCTACCTGAGCGAGCACCACGGCGACGGCAGCCCGGGCGTGCACCTCATCGTCGAGACGACGGGCGTCGACGACTTGCTCGAGGAGCTCAAAGCCAAACACTACCGCTACATGAACCCGGGCATCCAGGAGCAGGAGTGGGGCTCGCGCGAGTTGGGCGTCGTCGACCCGTCGGGCAACAAGATCTACTTCAGCGAGCGCAAGCGATCGTGA
- a CDS encoding ATP-binding cassette domain-containing protein — protein sequence MTPKVTLDVDNITKTFTNVRAVDGLSFTAKSGTVFGLLGPNGAGKTTTIRMVLDIIVPDSGAVRWQGKTVDGDSRRTFGYLPEERGLYPKMKVCDQLMFLAQLHGLSAPVAKKTIEDLASQLSLTEHLEKAPQELSKGNQQKVQFIAAVVHAPPLLVLDEPFSGFDPVNVEVVKKSIRQLVEADTTVLLSSHRMEQVEELCEDVCIIDRSRAVQSGNLREIKRNWPDRFIRMTQLPNTDFLKAFPGASVLPSRNGYLDVKLPAGHAPAELARAAIASGPLDHFEVVEPSLNDIYLAAVKPEQTP from the coding sequence GTGACGCCGAAAGTGACGCTCGACGTCGACAACATCACGAAGACGTTCACGAATGTCCGCGCGGTCGATGGACTGTCGTTCACCGCCAAGTCTGGGACCGTGTTCGGCCTGCTCGGACCCAACGGTGCGGGTAAGACGACGACGATCCGTATGGTGCTTGACATCATCGTGCCGGACTCGGGAGCGGTTCGCTGGCAAGGCAAGACGGTCGATGGGGATAGCCGCCGCACGTTCGGCTACCTGCCCGAGGAGCGCGGACTTTACCCGAAAATGAAGGTGTGCGACCAGCTCATGTTCCTCGCGCAGCTGCACGGGCTCTCGGCACCAGTCGCAAAGAAGACCATCGAAGATCTTGCCTCACAGCTGAGTCTCACCGAGCATCTCGAGAAGGCGCCGCAAGAGCTTTCGAAGGGCAACCAGCAAAAAGTCCAATTCATAGCGGCCGTCGTGCACGCACCTCCGTTGCTCGTCCTCGACGAACCGTTCTCCGGGTTCGATCCGGTGAACGTCGAGGTCGTCAAGAAATCGATCCGGCAACTCGTCGAGGCCGATACGACGGTCCTGCTTTCAAGCCACCGCATGGAACAAGTGGAAGAGCTCTGCGAGGACGTCTGCATCATCGACCGCTCGCGTGCAGTCCAGTCGGGTAACCTGCGCGAGATCAAGCGCAACTGGCCGGACCGCTTCATCCGGATGACGCAGCTCCCGAATACGGATTTCCTCAAGGCGTTCCCGGGCGCATCGGTATTGCCGAGCCGCAACGGTTACCTCGATGTGAAACTCCCCGCCGGACATGCGCCGGCGGAACTGGCGCGCGCGGCGATCGCGAGCGGGCCTCTCGACCACTTCGAAGTCGTCGAGCCGAGCCTCAACGATATCTATCTCGCCGCGGTCAAGCCGGAGCAGACGCCATGA